A part of Halobaculum sp. MBLA0143 genomic DNA contains:
- a CDS encoding GTP-dependent dephospho-CoA kinase family protein, with amino-acid sequence MSDDAVVTLPASLRDAFKEPLGSVFEDADTLLAGADTPVVAVGDVVTAHLLRAGHTPRVAVVDGKTERERVSDATAAALPDEESRVRVDNPAATLTRDLLVRLREAVAAEESTVLHVDGEEDLATLPALVCVPDGWRVVYGQPGEGMVRVTVDGDARAEARELLGRMDGDPEAALGLLTE; translated from the coding sequence ATGAGCGACGACGCCGTCGTCACGCTGCCGGCCTCGCTGCGGGACGCGTTCAAAGAGCCGTTGGGGTCGGTGTTCGAGGACGCCGACACCCTGCTCGCGGGCGCGGACACTCCCGTCGTCGCCGTCGGCGACGTGGTGACGGCACACCTCCTGCGGGCGGGTCACACCCCCCGCGTCGCGGTGGTCGACGGCAAGACGGAGCGAGAACGGGTGAGCGACGCGACCGCCGCGGCGCTGCCGGACGAGGAGTCGCGTGTTCGGGTGGACAACCCCGCCGCGACGCTGACGCGGGACCTGCTCGTCCGGCTGCGCGAGGCCGTCGCGGCGGAGGAGTCGACCGTCCTCCACGTCGACGGCGAGGAGGACCTGGCGACGCTGCCGGCGCTCGTCTGCGTGCCGGACGGCTGGCGGGTCGTCTACGGCCAGCCCGGCGAGGGGATGGTGCGTGTGACCGTCGACGGCGACGCCCGAGCGGAGGCACGGGAGCTGTTGGGACGGATGGACGGCGACCCGGAGGCGGCGCTCGGGCTGCTGACGGAGTGA
- the lipA gene encoding lipoyl synthase, whose protein sequence is MSSRRRKPDWLKTQPPSGREFTDIKETLRERDLHTVCEEANCPNLGECWSGEGGGGDGGTATFMLMGDRCSRGCNFCDVETGGMEPLDPDEPANVAAAVAEIGLDYVVLTSVDRDDLADGGSRHFAETIREIKRRDPEILVEVLIPDFGGDPAAVRRIVDAGPDVIAHNVETVERLQWPVRDRRAGYEQTLDVLQQVDRESDIHTKTSIMLGLGEYDHEVYRTLRDLRNVGVDIVTLGQYLQPSRSHLDVFDYVHPDVFDTWQRVAEEELGFLYCASGPMVRSSYKAGEFFVEALVREGKSVETARTTARAGD, encoded by the coding sequence ATGAGCAGTCGGCGGCGGAAGCCGGACTGGCTGAAGACGCAACCCCCTTCCGGACGGGAGTTCACGGACATCAAGGAGACTCTCAGAGAGCGTGACCTCCACACGGTGTGTGAGGAGGCGAACTGCCCGAACCTGGGCGAGTGTTGGAGCGGCGAGGGGGGTGGCGGCGACGGCGGGACGGCGACGTTCATGCTGATGGGCGACCGGTGTTCCCGTGGGTGTAACTTCTGTGACGTGGAGACCGGCGGGATGGAGCCGTTGGACCCAGACGAGCCGGCGAACGTGGCGGCGGCGGTCGCGGAGATCGGCTTGGACTACGTCGTGTTGACCTCCGTCGACCGGGACGACCTGGCAGACGGCGGCTCCAGACACTTCGCGGAGACGATTCGAGAGATCAAACGCCGGGATCCGGAAATCCTCGTGGAAGTGTTGATCCCGGACTTCGGCGGTGATCCGGCGGCGGTCCGTCGGATCGTCGACGCCGGGCCGGACGTGATCGCCCACAACGTCGAGACGGTCGAACGGCTCCAGTGGCCCGTCCGGGACCGCCGTGCGGGCTACGAGCAGACCTTGGACGTGCTCCAACAGGTGGACAGGGAGTCGGACATCCACACGAAGACGAGCATCATGCTCGGACTCGGGGAGTACGACCACGAGGTGTACCGGACGCTGCGTGACCTCCGGAACGTCGGCGTGGACATCGTCACCCTGGGCCAGTACCTCCAGCCGTCGCGGTCACACCTGGACGTGTTCGACTACGTCCACCCGGACGTCTTCGACACCTGGCAACGGGTCGCAGAAGAGGAGCTCGGGTTCCTCTACTGTGCCTCCGGGCCGATGGTCCGGTCGTCGTACAAGGCCGGAGAGTTCTTCGTCGAAGCACTCGTCCGCGAAGGGAAGTCCGTCGAGACGGCCCGCACGACCGCCCGCGCCGGGGACTGA
- a CDS encoding alpha-ketoacid dehydrogenase subunit beta: MSTQEQTTATQSLTLVQAVRDGLATEMERDENVVVMGEDVGANGGVFRATEGLYEEFGDDRVIDTPLAESGIVGTAVGMAAMGMKPVAECQFSGFMYPGFDQIVSHMPRLRTRSRGRYTCPMVLRAPYGGGIRAPEHHSESKEAFYAHEAGLKVAIPSTPHDTKGMLIAAIRDPDPVVFLEPKLIYRAFRGDVPEESYEVPLGEAAVRREGSDVSVFTYGAMTRPTLEAAEELADDGIDAEVVDLRSVSPLDRETIVESFQETGRACVVHEAPKTGGLAGEITAILQEEALLYQEAPIQRVTGYDVPYPLYSLEDYYMPNEARVAEGIRDAVEF; the protein is encoded by the coding sequence ATGAGTACACAAGAGCAGACGACGGCGACACAGAGTCTCACGCTCGTCCAGGCGGTTCGAGACGGGCTGGCGACGGAGATGGAACGCGACGAGAACGTCGTGGTGATGGGGGAAGACGTCGGCGCGAACGGCGGCGTCTTCCGCGCCACGGAGGGACTGTACGAGGAGTTCGGCGACGACCGCGTGATCGACACGCCGTTGGCGGAGTCCGGGATCGTCGGCACTGCGGTCGGGATGGCCGCGATGGGGATGAAGCCGGTCGCGGAGTGCCAGTTCTCCGGGTTCATGTACCCCGGATTCGACCAGATCGTCTCACACATGCCACGGCTCCGCACCCGGTCGCGGGGACGGTACACCTGTCCGATGGTGTTGCGTGCGCCGTACGGCGGCGGTATTCGGGCGCCGGAACACCACTCGGAGTCGAAAGAGGCGTTCTACGCCCACGAGGCCGGCCTGAAGGTAGCGATCCCGTCGACGCCACACGACACGAAGGGGATGTTGATCGCCGCGATCCGCGACCCGGACCCGGTGGTGTTCCTGGAGCCGAAGCTGATCTACCGGGCGTTCCGCGGTGACGTACCCGAGGAGTCGTACGAGGTGCCGTTGGGCGAGGCGGCGGTCCGCCGGGAGGGGTCGGACGTGTCCGTGTTCACGTACGGCGCGATGACCCGCCCGACGCTGGAGGCGGCCGAGGAGCTGGCCGACGACGGGATCGACGCCGAGGTGGTCGACCTGCGGTCCGTGTCGCCGTTGGACCGCGAGACGATCGTGGAGTCGTTCCAGGAGACCGGTCGCGCGTGTGTCGTCCACGAGGCGCCCAAGACGGGCGGGCTCGCGGGCGAGATCACCGCGATCCTCCAGGAGGAGGCGTTGCTGTACCAGGAGGCACCGATCCAGCGCGTGACGGGCTACGACGTGCCGTACCCGCTGTACTCGCTGGAGGACTACTACATGCCCAACGAAGCGCGCGTCGCCGAAGGCATCCGCGACGCAGTGGAGTTCTGA
- a CDS encoding dihydrolipoamide acetyltransferase family protein: MAREEFELPDVGEGIAEGELVSWLVSAGDTVTEDQPVAEVETDKAVVDVPSPFDGTVAELRAEEGEMVPVGDVIVVFETDEGGDEPAETPAGDAAESSEPAETTVDADAAPAAAGDAENGEVSVSDERVFAPPSARREARERSVDITAVEGTGPSGRITVADVRDHAESTSEEPDGPKSVDIDSAKSVVSGDDNGAAGTADAAATAVETADRDQTLAAPATRRVADEEDVDLDAVPTDETRDGEAFVTAEQVQAYAEAQQAAQAADAAATTATETGAATATADTEPAAAETNGTTAESDDGVADTVAYRGVRRSIGEKMAESKYTAPHVTHHDTATVDDLVDTRERLAPRAERRDVSLTYMPFVVKAVVDALREFPILNSRLDEEDEQIVIRDDYHIGIAVATDAGLMVPVVEDADEKGLVELSAEISDLATRARNRELSPEELRGSTFTISNFGVFGGEYATPIINYPETAILGVGELDERAVAEDGEVRAAPTMPLSVSIDHRVVDGAEAAQFTNTVMERLESPELLLL, encoded by the coding sequence ATGGCACGCGAAGAGTTCGAGCTCCCGGACGTGGGCGAGGGGATCGCAGAGGGCGAACTGGTCAGCTGGCTCGTCTCGGCCGGCGACACCGTCACCGAAGACCAGCCCGTTGCCGAGGTGGAGACGGACAAGGCGGTGGTGGACGTGCCGTCGCCGTTCGACGGCACCGTCGCCGAACTCCGCGCCGAGGAGGGTGAGATGGTGCCCGTCGGCGACGTGATCGTCGTGTTCGAGACGGACGAGGGCGGCGACGAGCCGGCCGAGACCCCGGCTGGGGACGCGGCCGAGTCGAGCGAGCCCGCGGAGACGACGGTCGACGCGGACGCGGCCCCGGCGGCGGCCGGCGACGCCGAGAACGGCGAGGTGAGCGTCTCCGACGAACGGGTGTTCGCCCCGCCGTCGGCTCGTCGGGAGGCACGCGAGCGTAGCGTCGACATCACGGCCGTAGAGGGAACTGGCCCGAGCGGCCGAATCACCGTGGCCGACGTGCGCGATCACGCCGAGTCGACGAGTGAAGAGCCGGACGGCCCGAAGTCGGTGGACATAGACAGCGCCAAGTCGGTCGTCTCCGGCGACGACAACGGCGCCGCCGGGACGGCCGACGCCGCGGCGACGGCAGTGGAGACGGCCGACCGCGACCAGACGCTCGCGGCGCCGGCGACCCGCCGCGTCGCGGACGAGGAGGACGTGGATCTGGACGCCGTCCCCACGGACGAGACCCGCGACGGGGAGGCGTTCGTCACCGCCGAGCAGGTGCAGGCGTACGCCGAGGCACAGCAGGCGGCGCAGGCGGCCGACGCCGCGGCGACCACGGCGACCGAGACCGGTGCCGCGACGGCGACCGCCGACACGGAACCGGCGGCAGCAGAGACGAACGGCACGACGGCAGAGTCGGACGACGGCGTCGCCGACACGGTCGCCTACCGCGGCGTCCGGCGCAGTATCGGCGAGAAGATGGCGGAGTCGAAGTACACCGCCCCGCACGTCACCCACCACGACACGGCGACGGTGGACGACCTCGTCGACACCCGCGAGCGGCTCGCCCCGCGGGCGGAACGACGGGACGTGTCGCTCACCTACATGCCGTTCGTGGTGAAGGCGGTCGTGGACGCGCTCCGTGAGTTCCCGATCCTCAACTCCCGGCTGGACGAGGAGGACGAACAGATCGTGATCCGGGACGACTACCACATCGGCATCGCGGTGGCGACGGACGCCGGGCTGATGGTGCCGGTCGTGGAGGACGCCGACGAGAAGGGGCTCGTCGAGCTGTCGGCGGAGATCAGCGACCTGGCGACCCGGGCACGGAACCGGGAGCTGTCGCCGGAGGAACTCCGCGGGAGCACGTTCACCATCTCCAACTTCGGCGTGTTCGGCGGGGAGTACGCCACGCCGATCATCAACTACCCCGAGACGGCCATCCTCGGGGTGGGTGAGTTGGACGAGCGCGCCGTCGCCGAGGACGGCGAGGTGCGCGCGGCGCCGACGATGCCGTTGTCCGTCTCCATCGACCACCGCGTGGTCGACGGCGCCGAGGCCGCACAGTTCACGAACACCGTGATGGAGCGGCTGGAGTCGCCGGAACTGTTGTTGCTGTAG
- the spt4 gene encoding transcription elongation factor subunit Spt4, with translation MAEDRLACRECHYVNGPDSQTCDNCGSSSLTEDWAGYVIVNHPEDSDIGEEMNVDEPGSYALKVR, from the coding sequence ATGGCGGAGGACCGTCTCGCCTGTCGGGAGTGTCACTACGTCAACGGGCCGGACAGCCAGACGTGTGACAACTGTGGGTCCTCGTCGCTGACGGAGGACTGGGCGGGCTACGTGATCGTCAACCACCCGGAAGACTCCGACATCGGCGAGGAGATGAACGTCGACGAGCCGGGCAGCTACGCGCTGAAGGTCAGATGA
- the pdhA gene encoding pyruvate dehydrogenase (acetyl-transferring) E1 component subunit alpha — protein sequence MSTLERDPADGMVRVLDEDGGVVGDVPDLDDDELVSMYRQMKLARHFDERAVSLNRQGRMGTYPPLSGQEAAQVASAMAMAEDDWMIPSYREHAASVVRGLELKETLRYWMGDERGNSPDEDTNVFTVAVPIASQIPHATGMAWADKLQSDDDDPGRAFLCYFGDGATSEGDFHEGLNFAGVFDTPNVFFCNNNQWAISVPRERQTASETLAQKAEAYGFEGVQVDGMDPLAVYSVTREALQKAKDPEEGQLRPTMIEAVQYRFGAHTTADDPSVYREEEEEERWREKDPIPRLEAYLQSQGVLDDDRVAAIQSSVEDEVATAIDEAEATADPDPQSMFEHVYAEQTPALGDQAERFAQIREQYGDDAFTEE from the coding sequence GTGAGTACGCTCGAACGTGATCCGGCGGACGGTATGGTACGGGTACTCGACGAGGACGGCGGTGTCGTCGGTGACGTGCCCGACCTGGACGACGACGAACTCGTCTCGATGTACCGGCAGATGAAGCTCGCCCGCCACTTCGACGAACGGGCGGTGTCGCTCAACCGCCAGGGGCGGATGGGGACGTATCCGCCGCTGTCCGGGCAGGAGGCGGCACAGGTCGCCTCGGCGATGGCGATGGCCGAAGACGACTGGATGATCCCCTCCTATCGGGAACACGCGGCCTCGGTCGTCCGTGGGCTCGAACTGAAAGAGACGCTGCGCTACTGGATGGGTGACGAACGGGGCAACAGTCCGGACGAGGACACGAACGTGTTCACCGTCGCAGTGCCCATCGCCTCTCAGATACCGCACGCGACCGGGATGGCGTGGGCGGACAAGCTCCAGTCGGACGACGACGACCCGGGGCGGGCGTTCCTCTGTTACTTCGGCGACGGCGCCACGAGCGAGGGTGACTTCCACGAGGGGCTGAACTTCGCGGGCGTGTTCGACACGCCGAACGTCTTCTTCTGTAACAACAACCAGTGGGCGATCTCCGTCCCACGGGAGCGCCAGACCGCCAGCGAGACGCTGGCACAGAAGGCGGAGGCGTACGGCTTCGAGGGTGTCCAGGTGGACGGAATGGACCCGTTGGCCGTCTACAGTGTCACACGCGAGGCGCTTCAGAAGGCCAAGGACCCCGAGGAGGGACAGCTCCGTCCCACGATGATCGAGGCCGTCCAGTACCGGTTCGGCGCTCACACGACCGCCGACGACCCCTCCGTCTACCGCGAGGAGGAGGAGGAAGAACGCTGGCGCGAGAAAGATCCGATCCCGCGGCTGGAGGCGTACCTGCAGAGTCAGGGTGTCCTGGACGACGACCGCGTCGCCGCGATCCAGTCGTCCGTCGAAGACGAAGTCGCCACCGCGATCGACGAGGCGGAGGCGACGGCGGACCCGGACCCACAGTCCATGTTCGAGCACGTCTACGCGGAACAGACCCCGGCGCTGGGCGACCAGGCCGAGCGGTTCGCACAGATCCGCGAGCAGTACGGTGACGACGCGTTCACGGAGGAGTGA